One genomic segment of Leptotrichia sp. oral taxon 215 str. W9775 includes these proteins:
- a CDS encoding nitrite/sulfite reductase, protein MKMEILKENFLKLREKMMQKFEEDFARHRELGEKEVPIKTIGPINGVYYERGERSYFVRPRIRAGLITLEQLRAVSDLSLKHGDGEIKLTTRHGIQLRGIKADNVLPLIEDLFNAGLKTQAVGGKSIRGMIISSYSGFEKEEFDVTPYAVHSINYLFQNEDTYTLPGKLKFSASNSSEDTAGAKYSDMGFIAKKINGEDYFEIYFDFGMNLSNKNPYKYSKDIKAEEMLYYMRAMVMMFKDNMEVTNPRARVRTMNRKIGMEAFEEKFGGYVEKAKKEIDSVIDIKELYKDVKNQEEAFEWSKEVDFVSEGINEELLINVRESYRQKGIYAVKLKFAGGVIRRKQLEGILEYLESLNHEIKIKLTNNQEIIVFNLNGEETLHILKNFEERLIRSAFEDTITCTGVPRCRLAITSSKSAFDKILKKFDSNDATLKKELPQLRISGCPNSCSLTFKGDLGFSGRIKKIDEKVNIAYTLLSENKNIELAGKAIILEKDLPEMLYEMALLKKDSEIKDFHEFMNIEHEKVNELIKKYAQ, encoded by the coding sequence ATGAAAATGGAAATACTGAAGGAAAATTTTTTAAAGTTAAGAGAAAAAATGATGCAAAAATTTGAGGAAGATTTTGCAAGGCATAGAGAACTTGGAGAAAAGGAAGTACCTATAAAAACAATAGGACCTATAAATGGAGTTTACTATGAAAGAGGAGAAAGAAGTTATTTTGTCCGTCCAAGAATAAGGGCAGGACTTATAACATTGGAACAGTTGAGGGCTGTGTCAGATTTATCTTTAAAACATGGTGACGGAGAAATAAAACTTACAACAAGACATGGAATTCAGCTGAGGGGTATCAAAGCAGATAATGTTCTCCCATTAATAGAAGATTTGTTTAATGCAGGATTAAAAACGCAAGCTGTAGGTGGGAAAAGTATAAGAGGAATGATTATTTCATCATATAGTGGTTTTGAAAAGGAAGAGTTTGATGTTACTCCTTATGCAGTTCATTCAATAAATTACCTGTTTCAGAATGAAGATACGTATACACTTCCTGGGAAACTTAAATTTTCAGCTTCAAACAGCAGTGAAGATACGGCAGGAGCAAAATATTCTGATATGGGATTTATTGCAAAAAAAATAAATGGTGAAGACTATTTTGAAATATATTTTGATTTTGGGATGAACCTGTCAAATAAGAATCCTTATAAATATTCAAAAGATATAAAGGCTGAAGAAATGCTTTATTATATGAGGGCAATGGTAATGATGTTCAAGGATAATATGGAAGTTACAAATCCAAGGGCAAGAGTAAGAACAATGAACAGAAAAATAGGAATGGAAGCATTTGAAGAAAAATTTGGAGGATATGTTGAGAAGGCAAAAAAGGAAATAGACTCTGTAATTGATATAAAGGAACTTTATAAAGACGTGAAAAATCAGGAAGAAGCATTTGAATGGAGCAAGGAAGTAGACTTTGTTTCTGAAGGAATAAACGAGGAACTTCTTATCAATGTAAGGGAAAGTTACAGACAGAAGGGGATTTACGCTGTAAAACTAAAATTTGCAGGTGGAGTTATAAGAAGAAAGCAGCTGGAAGGAATTCTTGAATATTTAGAAAGCTTAAATCATGAAATCAAAATAAAACTTACAAATAATCAGGAAATTATAGTTTTCAATTTAAATGGTGAAGAAACTTTACATATTTTGAAAAATTTTGAAGAAAGACTTATAAGAAGCGCTTTTGAAGATACAATTACGTGTACAGGTGTTCCAAGATGCAGATTGGCAATAACTTCCAGTAAAAGTGCCTTTGACAAGATATTAAAGAAATTTGACAGTAATGATGCAACATTGAAAAAGGAATTACCACAGCTGAGAATTTCAGGATGTCCTAATTCATGCAGTCTGACTTTTAAGGGAGACCTCGGCTTTTCAGGGAGAATTAAAAAAATAGATGAAAAGGTGAATATCGCATATACATTGCTAAGTGAAAATAAAAATATAGAATTGGCAGGAAAAGCAATAATTTTAGAAAAGGATTTACCTGAAATGCTTTATGAAATGGCATTACTGAAAAAAGATTCTGAAATTAAGGATTTTCATGAATTTATGAATATAGAACACGAAAAGGTAAATGAACTTATAAAAAAATATGCACAGTAA
- the nusA gene encoding transcription termination factor NusA — translation MKSKDQRIFLEALDELEREKGIIKEELLEAVETALLAAYKKNYGEKDNADITINRNTGEVKVFSRRTVVETVTKPDEEISLEDARSLKKRSNLGDVMDVEINAEGFKRNAIQNAKQIVVQKVRECEKKNIFNKFKQIEKMIVAATVRKTDEKGNLYIDINGLEAIVPAKELSEADRFRQGDRIRVYVGTVEESTKYTKSFLSRKAEELLRGLLELEIPEIEDGIIEIKNIAREAGSRTKVAVYSEDPNLDVKGACIGKNGMRIQSIIDELQGEKIDIVLWDEDMTTFVKNALNPAEVISVDIIENEEERIARVVVNEDQLSLAIGKKGQNSRLAAKLCGIKIDIHTAESYEDDQDEYEEDEIEGDE, via the coding sequence ATGAAATCAAAAGATCAGAGAATCTTTTTAGAAGCATTGGATGAACTGGAAAGAGAAAAGGGAATTATAAAGGAAGAATTGTTGGAAGCGGTAGAAACAGCATTACTTGCAGCATATAAGAAAAATTACGGTGAAAAAGATAATGCAGACATAACAATAAATAGAAATACAGGGGAAGTAAAGGTTTTTTCCAGAAGAACAGTTGTTGAAACAGTGACTAAACCTGATGAGGAAATAAGTCTTGAAGATGCACGTTCATTGAAAAAAAGATCAAACCTTGGAGATGTTATGGATGTAGAAATTAATGCCGAAGGGTTTAAAAGAAATGCTATTCAGAATGCTAAGCAAATAGTTGTTCAGAAGGTAAGGGAATGTGAAAAGAAAAATATTTTCAATAAATTTAAGCAGATAGAAAAAATGATTGTTGCTGCCACTGTAAGAAAAACAGATGAAAAAGGAAATCTTTACATTGATATAAACGGTCTTGAAGCTATTGTGCCTGCAAAGGAACTTTCTGAAGCAGATAGATTTCGTCAGGGAGATAGAATAAGAGTATATGTTGGAACTGTTGAAGAATCTACAAAATATACGAAAAGTTTCCTTTCAAGAAAGGCGGAAGAGCTGTTAAGAGGTCTGCTCGAACTTGAAATTCCTGAAATAGAAGATGGAATAATTGAAATTAAGAATATTGCAAGGGAGGCAGGAAGCAGAACAAAAGTTGCAGTTTATTCAGAAGATCCGAACCTTGATGTAAAAGGAGCATGTATCGGTAAAAATGGAATGAGAATACAAAGTATCATTGATGAACTTCAGGGTGAAAAGATAGATATAGTGCTTTGGGATGAAGATATGACAACTTTTGTAAAAAATGCTCTTAATCCAGCAGAAGTAATTTCAGTTGATATAATTGAAAATGAAGAAGAAAGAATTGCAAGAGTAGTTGTGAATGAAGATCAGCTATCTCTGGCAATAGGTAAAAAAGGACAGAATTCACGTCTTGCAGCAAAACTTTGTGGTATAAAAATAGATATTCATACTGCTGAAAGTTATGAAGATGACCAGGATGAATACGAAGAAGATGAAATAGAAGGTGACGAATAA
- a CDS encoding translation initiation factor IF-2 N-terminal domain-containing protein has protein sequence MKLRVHQLAKELGYESPKFLEKLTEIGVQVKSHLSGLTDDEIADIKRKLNKKDEKPKEHNKSNENHNKYVKETPNINKHDAAKVQNRVETNKKENEDKVELNVGLNNNSQKNNNNNNKNYQNRDERKTETVNRDSNRDNNRDNRNKYQNKDNRDRNRNYQNRDNNQRDGRPS, from the coding sequence ATGAAATTAAGAGTACATCAGTTGGCTAAAGAACTGGGTTATGAAAGTCCAAAGTTTCTTGAAAAATTAACTGAAATAGGCGTTCAAGTGAAATCTCACCTAAGTGGCCTGACAGATGATGAAATAGCCGATATAAAAAGGAAACTTAATAAAAAAGATGAGAAGCCTAAGGAACATAATAAATCTAACGAAAATCATAATAAATATGTAAAAGAAACTCCAAATATAAATAAACATGATGCGGCAAAAGTACAAAACAGAGTCGAAACAAATAAAAAAGAAAATGAGGATAAAGTGGAATTGAATGTTGGATTAAATAATAATAGTCAAAAAAATAATAATAACAATAATAAAAACTATCAAAATAGAGATGAAAGAAAAACTGAAACTGTAAATAGAGATAGTAATAGAGACAATAACAGAGATAACAGAAATAAATATCAGAACAAGGATAACAGAGACAGAAACAGAAATTACCAGAACAGAGATAATAATCAGAGAGATGGAAGACCGTCAT
- the rbfA gene encoding 30S ribosome-binding factor RbfA, which yields MNDRRKKGLEKEISRIIGMTILTEVKNEKIKNLVTIHKTELTKDGRYLDLTFSILDLKNNVNKEKILEELEKLKGFFRKTIGSQLSIRFVPEIRIHLDDSIEYGIKIASLLNEVKKKDSE from the coding sequence ATGAATGACAGAAGGAAAAAAGGACTTGAAAAGGAAATATCAAGAATAATCGGAATGACTATTCTGACAGAAGTAAAAAATGAAAAAATAAAAAATCTGGTAACAATACATAAGACAGAGCTTACAAAGGATGGAAGATATCTTGATCTTACTTTTTCAATACTGGATCTGAAAAATAATGTAAATAAAGAAAAAATACTGGAAGAACTTGAAAAATTAAAAGGTTTTTTCAGAAAAACAATTGGATCTCAGTTATCAATCAGATTTGTTCCTGAAATAAGAATTCATTTAGATGACAGTATCGAATACGGTATAAAAATAGCATCTTTGCTGAATGAGGTAAAAAAGAAGGACAGTGAATGA
- a CDS encoding glycosyltransferase — MIEKKIYYVWIGNAKKPDIFYKCLKSWQEKLPDFEIIEINEKNFDIEGHLKKNKFFRECYERKLWAYMSDYIRVHYMYENSGIYVDTDMEIIKDISPLIENEKMKFFIGYEDEKHISVGIFGTDRHNEILKNMIEFYEEEIWEKPLWTIPKIFTYIFEKKYGLTDKRENILKEGEITIFPKEYFYPYGFREKYSPDCIKENTYGIHWWNDSWSSLKARLFIESKHLTGIPKLIKKMRIIARYYLVEKR, encoded by the coding sequence ATGATAGAAAAGAAAATATACTATGTCTGGATAGGGAATGCCAAAAAGCCTGATATATTTTATAAATGTCTGAAATCATGGCAGGAAAAACTTCCAGATTTTGAAATAATTGAAATAAATGAAAAGAATTTTGATATAGAAGGTCATCTGAAAAAAAATAAATTTTTCAGGGAATGTTATGAGAGAAAACTCTGGGCATATATGTCTGACTATATAAGGGTACATTATATGTATGAAAATTCAGGAATATATGTAGACACTGATATGGAAATTATAAAAGATATTTCACCATTAATAGAAAATGAAAAAATGAAATTTTTTATAGGATATGAGGATGAAAAACATATAAGTGTTGGAATTTTTGGAACAGATAGACATAATGAAATACTGAAAAATATGATAGAGTTTTATGAAGAGGAAATATGGGAAAAACCTTTATGGACAATTCCGAAGATATTTACTTATATATTTGAAAAAAAATATGGATTGACTGATAAAAGGGAAAATATATTAAAGGAAGGAGAAATAACAATATTTCCAAAAGAATATTTTTATCCTTACGGTTTTAGAGAGAAGTATTCACCAGATTGTATAAAGGAAAATACATATGGAATCCATTGGTGGAATGACAGCTGGTCGAGCCTTAAGGCGAGGCTTTTTATCGAGAGTAAGCATCTGACGGGAATTCCAAAATTAATAAAGAAAATGAGAATTATAGCCAGATACTATCTTGTTGAAAAAAGGTAA
- the wzy gene encoding O-antigen polysaccharide polymerase Wzy, whose product MKKDKILFTILHVFVIFFVLFLKNIVVFPNDTMEMKFLEILLMGVYIYTFVTGKIYLDWLNSYMVFLYTLFLFNFTRIFLDIVGYKEFGWATKFANYYFFNDVRMEIINVFIIVLLFTHLGFFIGILNEKENELKSRITLKNKKIYTDFGMFLFIVALPALAYKMFIQLKVILQAGYEAYYTGILKGVDYPFFTKGSGTIMTIGFLIFLISIPSKRKFLTISSLYLMVKLLDSFKGARAIFLTQLLFIMWYYAKVYGIKIKAKTMAKLVGFTVLFSQILVSIRSKKVFSLDLINSVYNFLFSQGVSYLVLGYTIDLKSKIVGAGSYPYILQGIFGFKPQSAEALNTTNSLADKLTYALNPVAYMKGEGIGSNYIAEMYDLGYVWIIVISILLGYMIIKYEKYVVRNRFLLITSYYFIPNLFYIPRGSFFGEGMIKNMAMLTGVYILIFGFDYMYRGIEKRYLEMKT is encoded by the coding sequence ATGAAAAAAGATAAGATATTATTTACAATTTTACACGTATTCGTAATATTTTTCGTACTATTTTTAAAAAATATAGTTGTCTTTCCAAATGATACAATGGAAATGAAGTTTTTGGAAATTCTTCTAATGGGAGTGTATATTTATACTTTTGTCACAGGAAAGATTTACTTGGACTGGCTGAATTCCTACATGGTATTTCTCTATACGCTGTTTCTCTTTAATTTTACGAGAATATTTCTGGATATTGTGGGATATAAGGAATTTGGATGGGCTACAAAATTTGCAAACTATTATTTTTTCAATGATGTACGGATGGAAATAATAAATGTATTTATAATTGTACTTCTTTTTACTCATTTGGGATTTTTTATAGGTATTCTAAATGAAAAGGAAAATGAGCTGAAAAGCCGTATAACTCTTAAAAATAAGAAGATATACACTGATTTTGGAATGTTTCTGTTTATAGTTGCATTACCTGCACTTGCTTATAAAATGTTTATTCAGCTGAAGGTCATACTGCAGGCAGGATATGAAGCGTATTATACAGGAATACTGAAAGGAGTGGACTATCCATTCTTTACAAAAGGTTCAGGAACAATAATGACAATAGGATTTTTGATATTTTTAATATCAATTCCTTCAAAAAGGAAGTTTCTTACTATTTCTTCACTGTATCTTATGGTGAAACTGCTGGATTCCTTTAAAGGTGCGAGGGCGATATTTTTAACCCAGCTTTTATTTATAATGTGGTATTACGCAAAGGTTTATGGAATAAAAATCAAAGCAAAAACAATGGCAAAACTGGTAGGATTTACGGTGCTGTTTTCACAGATACTTGTTTCAATAAGAAGTAAGAAGGTATTTTCTCTGGATTTAATAAATTCTGTGTATAATTTTCTATTTTCGCAGGGGGTAAGCTACCTTGTGCTGGGATATACAATAGATCTGAAAAGTAAAATTGTAGGAGCAGGTTCGTATCCCTATATATTGCAGGGAATATTCGGATTTAAGCCACAGTCGGCAGAAGCATTGAATACAACAAATTCTTTGGCGGATAAGCTGACATATGCGTTAAATCCTGTTGCATATATGAAGGGGGAAGGAATTGGTTCAAACTATATTGCTGAAATGTATGATCTTGGGTATGTTTGGATTATCGTTATTTCCATACTGCTGGGGTATATGATAATAAAATATGAAAAATATGTTGTAAGAAATAGATTTTTACTGATTACAAGCTATTATTTCATTCCTAATCTCTTTTATATTCCAAGAGGTTCATTTTTTGGAGAAGGGATGATAAAGAACATGGCTATGCTTACAGGTGTGTATATATTAATATTCGGATTTGACTATATGTACAGGGGAATAGAAAAAAGATACCTGGAAATGAAAACCTGA
- a CDS encoding DUF448 domain-containing protein: MPERTCISCRKKGEKKDFLRISEENGKYVFDKEMKVQSRGFYVCKDPACIERLSKNRKYNLEMQELLNLLKETEKNRKNIIDIIRPMKNSGFFVFGIDENIEGIKKNKVRLLILPKDINEKYIEQFKRLEEGFEVTIINIEKKEEFLNVFSRNVNVVGITDKRVVNGILSKVEVTE, translated from the coding sequence ATGCCTGAAAGAACATGTATCAGTTGTAGAAAAAAAGGCGAAAAAAAAGATTTTTTGAGAATATCCGAAGAAAATGGGAAATACGTATTTGATAAGGAAATGAAAGTACAGAGCAGAGGGTTTTACGTGTGTAAGGATCCGGCATGTATAGAAAGATTATCAAAAAACAGAAAATATAATCTTGAGATGCAGGAGCTTCTCAATTTACTGAAAGAAACAGAAAAAAACAGGAAAAACATAATAGACATTATACGCCCTATGAAAAATTCAGGTTTCTTTGTTTTCGGAATAGATGAAAACATTGAAGGGATAAAGAAGAATAAGGTAAGATTACTGATATTGCCAAAAGACATAAATGAAAAATATATAGAACAATTTAAAAGACTTGAGGAAGGTTTTGAAGTCACTATAATAAATATTGAGAAAAAAGAGGAATTTCTGAATGTTTTTTCAAGAAATGTAAATGTCGTAGGAATAACGGATAAAAGGGTAGTGAATGGTATATTAAGCAAAGTGGAGGTGACAGAATGA
- the rimP gene encoding ribosome maturation factor RimP: protein MEKKLEMLEAKMEEHLKELGLELADIEYVPEGGYNYLRIYVEKPDGNTSLDDCVELSTRIDSIADELINEKFYLEVSTPGLERRLKKPGDFTRFTGKKVKIYTKSQIEGKKTFEGKLEKFENETIFLLDSTEKVYEIPFSKLKKSHLIYEIPVNILESEEE from the coding sequence ATGGAAAAAAAATTGGAAATGCTTGAAGCAAAAATGGAGGAGCATTTAAAGGAGTTGGGACTGGAGCTTGCAGATATAGAGTATGTTCCTGAAGGTGGATACAACTACTTAAGAATTTATGTTGAAAAGCCTGACGGGAATACAAGTCTTGATGATTGTGTAGAACTAAGTACTAGAATAGACAGTATCGCAGATGAGCTGATAAATGAAAAATTTTATTTGGAAGTTTCAACGCCAGGACTTGAAAGAAGGCTAAAAAAACCTGGAGATTTTACTAGATTTACAGGAAAAAAAGTAAAGATATATACAAAAAGTCAGATTGAAGGAAAAAAGACATTTGAAGGTAAGTTAGAAAAGTTTGAAAATGAAACAATATTTTTATTGGATAGTACGGAAAAAGTATATGAAATACCTTTTTCTAAATTGAAAAAATCACATTTGATATATGAAATTCCGGTAAACATATTAGAGAGTGAGGAGGAATAA
- a CDS encoding endonuclease/exonuclease/phosphatase family protein, whose amino-acid sequence MKVLKKVLKILLFMSVMLVAEGKELRIMTYNIYGGRLANGIKLGESIKKYKPDFVSLQEVDRNTKRSNFRDVTFDIAVELGYNYYYFQKSRDFDSGEFGISFISKYPVEKIYAYELPSIGVEKRQVVIAELEKKEFGKKVMIINTHMDYKKEIKKEELESLSMLNGLFESDVKFLSGDLNLLPNTEYYQTLTKEWKDSYFEGKDKEMRSIEDPRIDYIFGDYSNNWKVKKSFFIKDDTQDWTKLSDHFPYMSVIDIK is encoded by the coding sequence ATGAAAGTTTTAAAAAAAGTACTGAAAATATTGTTATTTATGAGTGTAATGCTAGTAGCTGAAGGAAAAGAATTAAGAATAATGACATATAATATTTATGGAGGAAGGCTGGCTAACGGAATAAAGCTTGGGGAAAGCATAAAAAAATACAAGCCTGATTTTGTTTCATTGCAGGAAGTTGATAGAAATACAAAAAGAAGTAATTTCAGGGATGTAACATTTGATATAGCAGTTGAACTTGGGTATAACTATTATTATTTTCAGAAATCAAGGGATTTTGATTCGGGGGAATTTGGAATTTCCTTTATTTCAAAATATCCGGTAGAAAAAATATATGCCTATGAATTACCTTCAATTGGAGTGGAAAAACGTCAGGTTGTAATAGCTGAACTTGAAAAAAAGGAATTTGGAAAGAAAGTAATGATAATTAATACCCATATGGATTATAAAAAAGAAATAAAAAAGGAAGAGCTTGAATCCCTTTCAATGTTAAATGGTCTTTTTGAAAGTGATGTGAAGTTTTTAAGTGGAGATTTGAACTTACTTCCAAATACAGAATATTACCAGACCCTTACAAAAGAATGGAAGGATAGTTATTTTGAAGGAAAAGATAAGGAAATGAGAAGTATTGAAGACCCTAGAATAGACTATATATTTGGAGATTATTCAAATAACTGGAAGGTGAAAAAAAGTTTTTTCATTAAGGATGATACGCAGGATTGGACTAAATTAAGCGATCACTTTCCATATATGAGCGTAATTGATATAAAATAA
- the infB gene encoding translation initiation factor IF-2, with translation QRDGRPSFDRDNQNRDGKDNNRNFHNNRNRDNRNYQNRDNNQRDGRPSFDRDNQNRDRRDGKFDRNSGRNFDDSQNRERNYQNRDNNQRDGRPSFDRDNRNRDNRNYQNRDNRDNRDGQRDRRSFERGKDDTRDSRNFGNRNNKKEAPKNDIAPSPIAEKPKNNVKGKAKFDKKRYEKEKKQKEEEKKLRELRSDFRKDDKKKKNKKKQEKVMKDEIIRIEGESIGMITIGEEIVIKDLAEKLGINVSDIIKKFFMQGKMLTANAILSFEEAEEVALDYEVIVEKEEVVEVSYGEKYHLEVEDKEQDLVERAPVITIMGHVDHGKTSLLDALRHTNIIEGEAGGITQRIGAYQVNWKGQKVTFIDTPGHEAFTEMRARGANITDISILIVAADDGVKPQTVEAISHAKEAGVPIIVAINKIDKPGADPMKVRTELTEYGLMSPDWGGNTEFVEISAKQKINLEELLETILITAELLELKANPKKRAKAVVVESRLDPKMGAVADILIQEGELKIGDIFVAGEAHGRVRSMLDDRGNKIEKATLSQPVEITGFSNVPNAGDVLYGVNNDKQAKKIVEDFIKEKKINDQNKKKHISLESLSQELEEQQLKELKCIIRADSKGSVEALKESLLKLNNEKAMINIIQGSAGAVTEGDVKLAEASNAIIIAFNVRPTTPARIEAEKTGVEIRNYNVIYHVTEEIEKALKGMLDPEYKEVYFGRIEVKQVFKISNVGNIAGAIVVDGKVSKTSKIRVIRDGIIIYDGELDSLKRFKDDAKEVVMGQECGIGIKDFNDIKEGDIIESYILEEIPR, from the coding sequence ATCAGAGAGATGGAAGACCGTCATTTGACAGGGACAATCAAAATAGAGATGGAAAGGACAATAATAGAAATTTCCATAATAACAGAAACAGGGATAATAGAAATTATCAGAACAGAGACAATAACCAGAGGGACGGAAGACCATCATTTGATAGGGATAATCAAAATAGGGACAGAAGAGACGGTAAATTTGATAGAAATTCCGGAAGAAATTTTGATGATAGTCAGAACAGGGAGAGAAATTATCAAAATAGAGATAATAATCAGAGAGATGGAAGACCGTCATTTGACAGGGATAACAGAAACAGAGATAATAGAAATTATCAGAACAGGGATAATAGAGACAACAGAGATGGTCAAAGGGATAGACGTTCTTTCGAAAGAGGAAAGGATGACACAAGGGACAGTAGAAATTTTGGAAACAGAAATAATAAAAAAGAAGCACCAAAAAATGATATAGCCCCTTCTCCAATTGCAGAAAAACCTAAGAACAATGTAAAGGGAAAAGCAAAATTTGACAAGAAGAGATACGAAAAGGAAAAGAAACAGAAGGAAGAAGAAAAGAAATTAAGAGAATTAAGATCTGATTTCAGAAAAGATGACAAAAAGAAAAAAAATAAAAAGAAACAGGAAAAAGTAATGAAGGATGAAATAATCAGAATAGAAGGCGAAAGTATTGGAATGATAACTATTGGAGAAGAAATAGTTATCAAGGATCTGGCTGAAAAGCTAGGAATAAATGTTTCCGATATTATAAAAAAATTCTTTATGCAAGGAAAGATGCTGACTGCAAATGCTATCCTATCATTTGAGGAAGCTGAAGAAGTAGCTCTTGACTATGAAGTAATAGTTGAAAAAGAAGAAGTTGTTGAAGTAAGTTATGGTGAAAAGTATCATCTTGAAGTTGAAGACAAGGAACAGGATCTTGTGGAAAGAGCTCCAGTTATAACAATAATGGGACACGTAGACCATGGGAAAACATCCCTTCTTGATGCATTAAGACACACAAATATAATCGAAGGCGAAGCTGGAGGAATAACACAGAGAATAGGAGCCTACCAGGTAAACTGGAAGGGACAGAAGGTTACATTTATAGATACTCCGGGACACGAAGCTTTTACTGAAATGAGAGCAAGAGGAGCAAATATAACTGATATTTCAATACTTATAGTTGCAGCAGATGACGGAGTAAAACCTCAGACTGTAGAAGCTATATCACATGCTAAAGAAGCTGGAGTACCAATAATAGTAGCAATAAATAAAATTGACAAACCTGGTGCAGATCCTATGAAGGTTAGAACAGAGTTGACAGAATATGGACTTATGTCACCTGACTGGGGAGGAAATACTGAATTTGTGGAAATTTCTGCAAAACAGAAGATAAACCTTGAAGAATTACTTGAAACTATACTGATTACAGCAGAACTGCTTGAATTGAAGGCAAATCCTAAGAAAAGGGCAAAAGCTGTAGTTGTAGAATCAAGACTTGATCCTAAAATGGGAGCGGTAGCGGATATACTGATTCAGGAAGGTGAACTTAAAATCGGAGATATATTCGTTGCAGGAGAAGCACATGGAAGAGTAAGATCAATGCTTGATGACAGAGGAAATAAAATAGAAAAGGCAACATTATCTCAGCCTGTTGAAATTACAGGATTTAGTAATGTTCCAAATGCCGGAGATGTCCTTTACGGAGTAAACAACGACAAGCAGGCTAAAAAGATAGTTGAAGATTTCATAAAAGAAAAGAAAATCAACGATCAGAATAAAAAGAAACACATCTCATTGGAAAGTCTGTCTCAGGAACTGGAAGAACAGCAGCTTAAAGAACTTAAATGTATCATAAGAGCAGATTCTAAAGGTTCAGTAGAAGCATTGAAGGAATCATTACTGAAACTGAATAACGAAAAAGCAATGATAAACATTATTCAGGGAAGTGCCGGAGCAGTAACTGAAGGAGACGTAAAACTTGCGGAAGCATCAAATGCAATAATAATTGCATTTAACGTAAGACCTACAACTCCTGCAAGAATCGAGGCAGAAAAAACTGGAGTGGAAATTAGAAACTACAATGTAATTTACCATGTAACAGAAGAAATAGAAAAAGCCCTTAAAGGAATGCTTGATCCTGAATATAAGGAAGTTTACTTTGGAAGAATTGAAGTTAAGCAGGTATTTAAAATCAGTAACGTTGGAAATATTGCAGGAGCAATAGTAGTAGACGGAAAAGTAAGTAAAACTTCTAAAATAAGAGTTATAAGAGATGGAATAATTATTTACGATGGAGAATTAGATTCACTTAAGAGATTTAAGGATGATGCAAAGGAAGTTGTCATGGGACAGGAATGTGGAATCGGAATTAAAGATTTTAATGATATAAAAGAAGGCGACATCATAGAATCATATATTTTGGAAGAAATACCAAGATAG
- a CDS encoding YiiX/YebB-like N1pC/P60 family cysteine hydrolase yields the protein MVKVMISDIKTIKNNKTFIRQLLIAILLTFLVISCQSIDPKYKWYQPEEVISKVDQLQPGDILILSKEPTIRSMWGHSAILNEEKKIVEFPSYSAGYSESPIYAWSKLKRKIAIFRLKNIDDKFRSALFNEIDKTVTKPYGLTFDKNFDKRLYCSQFVYLVFKNAGKNTGRNVDLDSDGGGWVMPFDIMESPLLENIVLE from the coding sequence ATGGTAAAAGTAATGATTTCAGATATTAAAACAATAAAAAATAATAAAACTTTCATAAGACAGTTATTGATTGCCATTTTACTTACTTTTTTAGTTATTTCATGCCAGTCAATAGATCCAAAATATAAATGGTATCAGCCTGAAGAAGTTATTTCAAAAGTTGATCAGCTTCAACCTGGAGATATTTTAATTCTTTCAAAGGAACCTACTATCCGTTCCATGTGGGGGCACAGTGCGATACTGAATGAAGAGAAAAAAATTGTAGAGTTTCCTTCGTATTCGGCAGGATATAGTGAAAGTCCAATTTATGCATGGTCAAAATTAAAAAGAAAAATAGCAATCTTCAGATTGAAAAATATAGATGATAAATTTAGAAGTGCCCTATTTAACGAAATTGATAAAACTGTGACAAAACCGTATGGACTGACTTTTGATAAGAATTTTGATAAAAGGCTGTACTGCTCACAGTTTGTATATCTTGTTTTTAAAAATGCAGGAAAGAATACAGGACGTAATGTTGACCTTGATTCTGACGGGGGCGGCTGGGTAATGCCTTTTGATATTATGGAATCGCCATTACTTGAAAACATTGTTCTGGAATAA